In one Echinicola marina genomic region, the following are encoded:
- a CDS encoding OmpA family protein → MKKNIIHLFFLLLLVNSCIGIKNKEFVKGNQQFDMMNYAVAVEHYSMAWDQEELPETARGLANSYYQMREFDLAESWYGKLDRLDELTYGDRLNFAKTLIANSKFDEARRQLNEYKRSGQEGLNIEEASKLLSLINEAKDLLNDPKDVQIKNLKEINSRYSDFSGLIEGDKLVFASDRLDSMPTNAKVDEYNALRSDIYGWTGNGFLRVYEAKGNWDDFETDSIKSLEKYKSPHHSGPIYEAEDFIFWVKAGKPGKDIDRPSGSKKDFTLFPQIFYMEKVEEEWTELKSLPFNSPYEYGVSDPFWDEKSKKLYFSSGQPDGTGNSDIYFTKYLGENNWSTPVNLGENVNSSGNERTPYVNEKGELFFSSDGRGGLGGLDVYKSEKAGSSWAKAENMGAPINSSRDDFAFYFNSDIPDRGVLSSDRPGGNGMDDIYAFILEVNSKIFLKGVVMDKETMKPLENAVVELMDKTTGTNFNFVTNEDGEYDFVLGEETVYDIEGKKTDYISAELKGLSTKGLRLFADTTIRKDLYLDKIEIGKTIELENIYYDFDKWDIRDDAALELDKLVKILDDNPTMKIELNSHTDSRGSDSYNQILSEKRAQSAVDYIISRGVSRVRIEAKGYGESRLLNQCDDGVECTDEEHQDNRRTEFTIVDY, encoded by the coding sequence ATGAAAAAAAATATTATACACTTGTTCTTTTTGTTGCTGTTGGTAAACTCCTGTATTGGTATAAAAAACAAGGAGTTTGTGAAAGGAAATCAGCAATTTGATATGATGAACTATGCTGTAGCGGTAGAACATTATTCAATGGCATGGGATCAGGAGGAATTGCCGGAGACAGCCAGAGGATTGGCAAATTCTTATTACCAGATGAGGGAGTTTGATTTGGCAGAATCCTGGTATGGTAAATTGGATAGACTGGATGAACTTACCTATGGAGATCGGTTGAATTTTGCGAAAACGCTTATTGCCAATTCAAAATTTGATGAGGCAAGAAGACAACTCAATGAATATAAAAGGTCTGGCCAAGAGGGCTTAAATATTGAAGAGGCCAGCAAGTTGTTGAGTTTGATCAATGAAGCAAAGGATTTATTAAACGACCCCAAAGATGTCCAAATTAAAAACCTGAAAGAGATTAATTCGAGATATTCTGATTTTTCCGGGTTAATAGAAGGGGATAAGTTGGTTTTTGCCAGTGATAGGCTGGATAGTATGCCTACAAATGCAAAAGTGGATGAATATAATGCATTAAGGAGTGATATCTATGGCTGGACTGGCAATGGCTTCTTAAGGGTATATGAGGCTAAGGGGAACTGGGATGATTTTGAAACGGATAGTATCAAAAGTCTAGAAAAGTACAAAAGTCCCCATCATAGTGGTCCTATTTATGAGGCAGAAGATTTTATATTTTGGGTGAAAGCAGGAAAGCCTGGAAAAGATATTGATAGGCCGAGTGGAAGTAAAAAAGACTTTACCTTATTCCCACAGATTTTTTATATGGAAAAAGTGGAGGAAGAATGGACTGAACTGAAGAGTTTGCCATTCAATAGCCCCTATGAATATGGCGTAAGCGATCCTTTTTGGGATGAGAAAAGTAAAAAACTATATTTTTCCTCAGGACAGCCTGATGGTACAGGAAATTCAGATATTTATTTTACCAAATATCTTGGAGAGAATAATTGGTCTACTCCGGTGAATTTGGGAGAAAATGTTAATTCCTCTGGAAATGAAAGGACTCCATATGTCAATGAAAAAGGGGAATTGTTTTTTTCTTCGGATGGAAGAGGGGGATTAGGTGGTCTGGATGTATATAAATCGGAAAAGGCTGGAAGTTCTTGGGCTAAGGCAGAGAATATGGGGGCGCCGATTAACTCCAGTAGAGATGATTTTGCCTTTTATTTCAATAGCGATATTCCTGATAGGGGAGTGCTCAGTTCTGATAGACCTGGCGGCAATGGAATGGATGATATTTATGCATTTATCTTGGAAGTCAATTCTAAGATATTTCTGAAGGGCGTTGTGATGGATAAAGAAACCATGAAGCCTTTAGAAAATGCCGTGGTGGAACTGATGGATAAAACCACAGGAACCAACTTTAATTTTGTAACCAATGAGGATGGTGAATATGACTTCGTTCTAGGAGAAGAGACGGTCTATGATATAGAAGGGAAAAAGACGGATTATATTTCAGCGGAACTAAAGGGCTTGAGTACTAAAGGGCTGAGACTGTTTGCTGATACTACCATTAGAAAGGACTTGTACCTGGACAAGATTGAGATAGGAAAGACGATCGAGTTGGAAAATATTTATTACGATTTTGATAAATGGGATATTAGGGATGATGCAGCACTTGAACTGGATAAGCTGGTAAAGATCTTGGATGATAACCCAACTATGAAAATTGAGCTTAACTCACATACAGATAGTCGGGGCTCTGATTCCTATAACCAGATTTTATCTGAAAAGCGGGCGCAATCTGCCGTGGACTATATCATTTCAAGGGGTGTTTCCAGGGTGAGGATTGAAGCAAAGGGATATGGTGAGTCGAGATTGTTAAATCAGTGTGATGACGGAGTGGAATGTACTGACGAAGAACATCAGGACAACCGTAGAACTGAATTTACCATTGTGGATTATTGA
- a CDS encoding immunoglobulin domain-containing protein, whose translation MKGFKFSVLKSHGTFKVSLAFFVFISFNAFSRSSDGKIYAENLENYSPDIVYGGLECLFTSCVKEVVENPSNTLEDNGSFSTLYSSPGLLGLGGYNGFIEIGFDDIVPANTPTYIRVDGDQNLFQALLAGTLGDLLSDVLGAVLGMQIIQVIAYDESGNVVLDENSNGGLSSGEMKVVMDENGEFYFRIVPQSPYKSIRIANKSSALVSLETEFTLDVYHAFHFDPLCNYLPEFVSYDGDGISLDALGLGGGTVSAPQNSIDGDAATSSSLSTGLAGVAGSMSQLFYFSNISDQSDEVMVTISGDPTLLNLELFSNLSFIAYDGDTEVYNEDLGALADELLGLLKLDLLGLLMDGEQVTFPISPDLPFDRFEIKVNSLLDVDVFEALNIHEVERTIGMPSFEASASGNEYAICEGESLSISPSSYTGTGLKWYDEAGNYIGTGESLNLNSVNSDETYYVASSDNCDGTMMESARVAVKVDALKVPQLEDYQALPSVAEYGEGEKVVLEPFLELDADIENPEFYWSFSPDGDPEIVGEEIIDKGDHDVTYRVLPNGDMEIEGLVADEEIDEVYLILQNGETGCKSVQAVEQVFKILPLTWGSFLAKEKESGIELNWFVGLDRGVDKFIVQRSFTGVEWMILGEINYENSVLGEGSFDFDDDNPAVGNNYYRVIAVDIEGEMEYSKVIRAEFQQAFYHSFSISPNPVYEKPKLYNRTGNLYNDLILKAFDRNGIVVYHTAIDEVAPWSHITLDDNIKLQPGVYVYCLFMKGEIISRSKVIW comes from the coding sequence ATGAAAGGATTCAAATTTAGTGTTTTAAAGAGCCATGGCACCTTCAAGGTGTCATTGGCTTTTTTTGTTTTTATTTCATTTAACGCATTTTCACGGAGTAGTGATGGTAAAATATATGCAGAGAATCTTGAAAATTATAGTCCAGATATTGTTTATGGAGGTCTTGAATGTTTATTTACATCATGTGTGAAAGAGGTTGTTGAAAACCCTTCAAATACTTTAGAAGATAATGGTAGTTTTTCAACACTATACAGTAGTCCTGGATTATTAGGTTTAGGGGGATATAATGGTTTTATTGAAATTGGCTTTGATGATATAGTTCCAGCAAATACCCCGACCTACATACGTGTTGATGGAGATCAAAATCTTTTTCAAGCTTTATTAGCAGGTACGTTGGGGGATTTACTTTCTGATGTATTAGGGGCCGTTTTAGGTATGCAAATCATTCAAGTGATAGCTTATGATGAGAGTGGAAATGTGGTATTAGATGAGAATTCAAATGGTGGATTATCTAGTGGGGAAATGAAAGTGGTGATGGATGAAAATGGCGAATTTTATTTCCGGATTGTTCCGCAATCCCCCTATAAGTCAATTAGAATTGCAAACAAGTCATCAGCCTTGGTGAGTTTAGAAACAGAATTTACATTGGATGTTTATCATGCCTTTCATTTTGATCCCTTATGTAATTATTTGCCAGAATTTGTGTCCTATGATGGCGATGGGATAAGCTTGGATGCATTGGGTTTGGGAGGAGGGACGGTGAGTGCTCCACAAAACTCGATAGATGGAGATGCAGCAACAAGCTCCTCTCTTAGTACAGGTTTAGCAGGAGTTGCAGGTAGTATGAGTCAACTTTTTTATTTCTCCAATATTTCTGATCAGTCCGATGAAGTAATGGTAACCATAAGTGGAGATCCTACATTGCTTAACCTTGAGCTTTTTAGTAATTTATCATTTATAGCTTATGATGGAGATACTGAAGTTTATAATGAGGATTTAGGAGCTTTGGCTGATGAGTTGTTAGGATTATTAAAATTAGATCTGTTAGGTCTTTTGATGGATGGAGAGCAAGTGACTTTTCCAATTAGCCCCGATTTACCTTTTGACAGATTCGAAATAAAAGTGAATTCCTTATTAGATGTTGATGTGTTTGAAGCACTAAATATCCACGAAGTTGAAAGAACTATTGGGATGCCTTCCTTTGAAGCTTCGGCTTCGGGAAATGAATATGCTATATGTGAGGGAGAGAGTTTGTCAATATCCCCGTCAAGTTATACCGGTACGGGTTTGAAGTGGTATGATGAAGCAGGAAATTACATTGGAACAGGGGAGAGCCTGAATTTGAATTCCGTAAATTCAGATGAGACTTATTATGTGGCATCCTCTGATAACTGTGATGGTACGATGATGGAATCTGCCAGAGTAGCAGTTAAAGTAGATGCACTGAAAGTGCCTCAGTTAGAGGATTATCAGGCACTACCAAGTGTAGCGGAATATGGTGAAGGTGAAAAAGTAGTTTTAGAACCATTTTTGGAGTTAGATGCAGATATAGAAAACCCTGAGTTTTATTGGTCATTTAGTCCTGATGGAGATCCGGAAATAGTAGGTGAAGAGATCATTGATAAAGGGGATCATGATGTTACTTATCGAGTATTACCGAATGGTGATATGGAAATTGAGGGCCTGGTGGCTGATGAGGAAATCGATGAAGTTTATTTAATTCTTCAAAATGGAGAGACAGGTTGTAAAAGTGTTCAAGCAGTCGAACAGGTATTCAAGATATTGCCTTTGACTTGGGGTAGTTTCCTTGCGAAAGAAAAGGAAAGTGGGATTGAACTTAATTGGTTCGTTGGATTAGATAGGGGTGTGGACAAATTTATTGTACAGAGGTCTTTTACAGGTGTTGAGTGGATGATTTTGGGTGAAATTAATTATGAAAACAGTGTATTGGGTGAAGGAAGCTTTGATTTTGATGATGACAATCCTGCAGTAGGGAATAATTATTATAGGGTAATAGCAGTAGATATAGAAGGTGAAATGGAATATTCCAAAGTTATTAGAGCTGAGTTCCAGCAGGCTTTCTATCATTCGTTCTCGATTTCACCTAATCCAGTTTATGAAAAACCCAAACTTTATAATAGAACAGGTAATCTATATAATGATTTAATACTAAAAGCTTTTGACAGAAACGGTATTGTGGTGTATCATACTGCGATAGATGAAGTTGCCCCATGGTCTCACATTACTTTGGACGACAATATTAAGCTTCAGCCTGGTGTCTATGTATATTGCTTATTTATGAAAGGAGAAATCATTTCAAGATCTAAAGTGATATGGTGA
- a CDS encoding LytR/AlgR family response regulator transcription factor gives MKKQILIVEDNFELADNTKDLLESEGYEVCEILDSEHRIEEVLYENAPNAILLDIHLNGETNGIDIAHNIREKFNIPVIFFTSASDKETIEKVKTVSPDGYILKPFSKEMLCTSLELAISNFETKSHNKVSELIFQDRIIKGSIFIRDKGYLKKVNIQEIDWIKADGSYTHICTEDHTIYTLRNLIKEVINKLPSVLFCKVNKAYIVNLDKIEALNSKEIIIKGQNIPVGRNYYQNILSRLNQVTR, from the coding sequence ATGAAGAAACAAATACTGATCGTCGAAGACAATTTTGAACTAGCGGATAACACCAAAGACCTATTAGAATCTGAAGGTTATGAAGTTTGCGAAATCTTGGATTCTGAGCATAGAATTGAGGAAGTCCTCTATGAAAATGCTCCAAATGCCATCCTTTTGGACATTCATCTAAACGGGGAAACGAACGGCATCGATATTGCTCATAATATTCGTGAAAAATTCAATATACCAGTAATATTTTTCACTTCTGCATCTGATAAGGAAACCATTGAAAAAGTAAAGACGGTTTCCCCTGATGGTTATATATTAAAGCCTTTTAGTAAAGAAATGCTTTGTACATCTCTAGAGTTGGCAATTAGCAATTTTGAAACTAAATCCCATAACAAAGTTTCTGAACTCATTTTTCAGGACAGGATCATCAAGGGATCTATTTTCATTAGGGACAAAGGCTATTTAAAAAAGGTGAATATACAGGAAATTGATTGGATCAAAGCAGATGGCTCATATACCCATATTTGTACTGAAGATCACACCATATACACCCTAAGAAATTTGATCAAGGAGGTAATCAATAAGCTTCCTTCTGTACTTTTTTGCAAGGTCAACAAGGCTTATATCGTTAACTTAGACAAAATTGAAGCATTAAATTCAAAGGAAATAATCATTAAGGGACAAAACATTCCTGTCGGAAGAAATTATTACCAGAATATCTTATCCCGCTTAAATCAAGTAACGAGATAA
- a CDS encoding PAS domain-containing sensor histidine kinase, with amino-acid sequence MTNNYFELNYFQQIFKEQERFLENGSIQDSFQNVLGLVKKASDSSFAGSILFDADVKEERLSYFSNGNDHSITLWRGIIENLSPENEVEGLVLDKVIHDQDSTSKESDYGFISIEVKKGLQLILVLIEPKCTDFEKLEYYITIALNCLKLILLSIDDLKTLPNGHSDKKYSFEDFLGGSTDIICVYDKNFKPIYSSSSFKEKLGFCPDASNKKLFLNKFFNGQKNNIYSTIDQNKRGRFEFESISGEKLWFDTVLSPIKSEKGEVEAFLAVSRDVSNEEKLKSNQKFELQKEKELNSLKSQFISITSHEFKTPLSTIKSSVEICKIELERNLDTIPSREKFTKHFKRINSEADRMNTLLNNLLNLEKINQGGIHIKRKKKYVNNYLVSVLENYLDQELVFLDTDLPEDFQIVIDGDLVRQSLLNLVDNALKYGSRDLKPVVKTYLKDDELNLCVQDFGEGISDEDKKNLFKPFYRASNSHKYEKGSGLGLKITREFVELQGGKVSFESELGKGSTFIIHLPLSEKD; translated from the coding sequence TTGACTAACAATTATTTTGAGTTAAATTATTTTCAACAAATTTTCAAGGAGCAAGAAAGGTTCTTGGAAAATGGAAGTATTCAAGATTCTTTTCAAAATGTTTTGGGTTTAGTGAAAAAGGCTAGTGACTCAAGCTTTGCTGGATCAATCCTATTTGATGCTGATGTAAAAGAAGAACGCTTGAGTTATTTTTCTAATGGCAATGATCATTCAATTACTTTATGGAGGGGAATTATTGAAAATCTAAGTCCTGAAAATGAAGTGGAGGGTTTGGTTTTAGACAAAGTAATTCATGACCAAGATAGTACATCTAAAGAGAGTGATTATGGTTTTATTTCCATTGAAGTCAAAAAAGGATTACAGCTGATCCTTGTCTTGATAGAGCCAAAGTGTACTGATTTTGAAAAACTGGAATATTATATAACGATTGCCCTTAACTGCTTGAAGCTGATTTTGCTGTCTATTGATGATTTGAAGACCTTGCCCAATGGGCATTCTGACAAAAAATATTCTTTTGAAGATTTCTTGGGAGGTTCTACAGATATTATCTGTGTTTATGATAAAAACTTTAAGCCAATTTATAGCTCCTCTTCATTTAAGGAAAAACTAGGTTTTTGTCCCGATGCCAGTAATAAGAAACTGTTTTTGAATAAGTTTTTTAATGGCCAGAAAAACAATATATATTCTACTATTGATCAAAATAAAAGAGGGCGGTTCGAATTTGAGAGTATCTCAGGAGAGAAACTATGGTTTGATACTGTTCTTAGTCCGATAAAGAGTGAGAAGGGAGAGGTCGAAGCTTTTTTAGCCGTATCCAGAGATGTTTCCAACGAGGAAAAGTTAAAGTCTAACCAGAAGTTTGAACTACAAAAAGAAAAGGAATTGAATAGCTTAAAGTCACAATTTATTTCAATTACTTCCCATGAATTTAAAACGCCACTTTCTACGATTAAATCCAGTGTTGAAATTTGCAAAATTGAACTGGAAAGAAATTTAGACACTATTCCGTCCAGAGAGAAATTCACTAAGCATTTTAAAAGGATCAATAGTGAAGCAGATAGAATGAATACGCTACTTAATAACTTGCTGAATTTGGAAAAAATTAATCAAGGAGGAATTCACATAAAGCGCAAGAAGAAATATGTTAATAATTACCTGGTTTCGGTACTTGAGAATTATTTGGATCAAGAGCTTGTTTTTTTAGATACCGATTTGCCAGAGGATTTTCAGATCGTAATAGATGGGGATTTGGTAAGACAGTCCTTATTGAATTTAGTGGATAATGCCCTGAAGTATGGCAGCAGGGACTTGAAACCAGTGGTTAAGACCTATTTAAAGGATGATGAATTGAACCTATGTGTGCAGGATTTTGGTGAAGGTATTTCGGACGAAGACAAGAAAAATCTGTTTAAGCCTTTTTATAGAGCTTCCAATTCACATAAATATGAAAAAGGGTCCGGTTTGGGCTTGAAGATTACCAGAGAGTTTGTTGAATTGCAAGGAGGAAAAGTATCTTTTGAATCTGAACTGGGCAAAGGTTCCACCTTTATCATCCACCTTCCATTATCCGAGAAGGATTGA
- a CDS encoding 3-keto-disaccharide hydrolase, with product MRKFVLPSVLMGLVMSLVACSGNKEEHITAERVDQEWQRLFNGESFDKWRIKIAKHELDENYANTFRIEDGMMKVRYDEYDDFNYQYGHIFYDQPFSAYLLHLEYRFVGEQAPGGEGWAFRNSGAMLHGQDPRTMGRDQNFPISIEGQLLGGDGTHDRTTSNLCTPGTNVVMDDELFTPHCVSSSSKTYHGEQWVSADFLVLGDSIVHHIVEGDTVLTYFDPQIGGGNVDNFDPTVKKDGQLIKEGFISLQSESHPIDFRTVELFDLAPYMNDQAKLEEVLGLLKTRKTHK from the coding sequence ATGAGGAAATTTGTTTTGCCCAGTGTTTTGATGGGCTTGGTTATGTCCTTAGTTGCTTGTTCAGGTAATAAGGAAGAGCATATTACAGCAGAAAGAGTTGATCAGGAATGGCAGCGCCTTTTCAATGGAGAGAGTTTTGATAAGTGGAGGATTAAAATCGCTAAACATGAACTGGATGAAAACTATGCCAATACCTTTCGCATCGAAGATGGAATGATGAAAGTCCGTTATGATGAATATGACGATTTTAATTATCAATATGGGCATATCTTTTATGACCAGCCCTTCTCGGCCTATTTATTGCATTTAGAATATAGGTTTGTAGGCGAACAGGCCCCAGGTGGTGAGGGTTGGGCATTCAGAAATAGTGGTGCCATGCTACACGGACAGGATCCAAGAACTATGGGACGTGATCAGAACTTCCCTATTTCTATCGAGGGACAGCTGCTTGGTGGTGATGGTACCCATGATCGTACGACCAGTAACCTATGCACTCCGGGGACAAATGTAGTGATGGATGATGAACTCTTTACGCCACATTGTGTGAGTTCATCCTCTAAAACCTATCATGGAGAACAATGGGTTTCAGCAGACTTTTTGGTACTCGGAGATTCCATTGTTCATCATATTGTAGAGGGTGACACGGTATTGACTTATTTTGATCCACAGATAGGTGGTGGAAATGTAGATAATTTTGACCCTACTGTTAAGAAAGATGGTCAATTGATCAAGGAAGGTTTTATATCCCTTCAAAGTGAGAGTCATCCCATAGATTTCAGAACAGTGGAATTATTTGATTTGGCTCCATATATGAATGATCAGGCGAAGTTAGAAGAGGTGCTAGGTTTGCTCAAAACCAGAAAAACACATAAATAG
- a CDS encoding beta-N-acetylhexosaminidase yields MKIFKLLFLSNLLLQFAFAQETPPVIPTPLSFEGGTALFVLNKNTAIQYVNEDLKDEAHFLQKELLKKQQLPLSLTQRNTEAAKIILKTSSTENDGYKLSIRPEQIQITSNDENGIFYGIVSLLQIIDQAKSQGSEFHIATWDIKDRPEYAWRGFMLDESRHFFGKEKVKSILDWMAYYKLNKFHWHLTDAPGWRIEIQKYPKLGLVGGIGDHINPFTPSQYYTQEEIKEIVQYAQERKIEVIPEIDMPGHATAANRAYPEFSGGGSEKHPEFTFHPGKEATYQYLTDILREIDVLFPSQMIHLGGDEVSFGNQKWASDPLISKLRQKENLSSLKEVEDYFIKRMADSLFSLNNKILAWDEMAEAGLPTEKSILFWWRHDKPEQLSKLMEHNIPTVICPRIPLYFDFVQDETHRNGRKWGGNFNPLQRVYEFDLSEFNIPESKKDLILGFQANLWTETVSHEERLDFLVFPRIAAMAEAVWNHKNNKNYEDFSLRVKNHFRLYKNDGLYFYDPFHPDTHPEPVIK; encoded by the coding sequence ATGAAAATATTTAAGCTCCTATTTCTCTCCAATCTTCTTTTGCAATTCGCATTTGCACAAGAAACACCTCCTGTTATCCCTACACCGCTCTCCTTTGAAGGTGGCACAGCTCTATTTGTTCTAAATAAAAATACCGCCATTCAATATGTAAATGAAGACTTAAAAGACGAAGCCCATTTCCTCCAAAAAGAGTTGCTTAAAAAGCAACAACTTCCCCTTTCTTTGACTCAAAGGAACACAGAGGCCGCTAAAATTATTTTAAAAACATCCTCCACAGAAAATGATGGATATAAATTATCCATTAGGCCAGAACAAATCCAAATCACCTCAAATGATGAAAATGGCATATTTTATGGAATAGTATCTTTGCTGCAAATCATCGATCAAGCCAAAAGCCAAGGGTCGGAATTCCACATAGCAACTTGGGATATCAAGGACCGCCCTGAATATGCTTGGAGAGGTTTTATGCTTGATGAATCCAGACATTTTTTTGGTAAAGAAAAAGTTAAATCAATCTTGGACTGGATGGCTTATTATAAGCTTAACAAATTCCACTGGCACCTTACCGATGCGCCCGGTTGGAGAATTGAAATTCAGAAATACCCAAAACTTGGCCTGGTTGGTGGAATAGGCGATCATATCAACCCATTCACTCCGAGCCAATATTACACCCAAGAAGAAATCAAGGAAATTGTCCAATACGCACAAGAAAGAAAAATAGAGGTAATTCCAGAAATAGACATGCCTGGGCATGCTACTGCCGCTAACAGGGCCTATCCTGAATTTAGTGGAGGAGGCTCTGAAAAGCATCCTGAATTCACCTTTCATCCGGGAAAAGAAGCTACCTACCAATACTTGACAGATATCCTTCGCGAAATAGATGTCCTTTTCCCAAGCCAAATGATCCATTTGGGAGGCGATGAGGTCAGCTTTGGCAACCAAAAATGGGCCAGCGACCCATTGATCAGTAAACTTAGACAGAAAGAAAATTTGAGCAGTTTAAAAGAAGTCGAAGATTATTTTATAAAAAGAATGGCCGACTCCCTGTTCTCGCTTAACAATAAAATTTTGGCTTGGGACGAAATGGCTGAAGCTGGGTTGCCCACTGAAAAAAGCATACTTTTTTGGTGGAGACATGATAAACCCGAACAATTGTCCAAACTAATGGAACATAATATCCCCACTGTAATATGCCCTAGAATACCTTTATATTTTGACTTTGTCCAAGATGAAACACACCGAAATGGCAGAAAATGGGGTGGTAACTTCAATCCACTTCAAAGGGTTTATGAATTTGACCTCTCCGAATTTAACATTCCAGAAAGTAAAAAAGACTTAATTCTTGGCTTCCAAGCTAATCTATGGACAGAAACAGTTTCCCATGAGGAGAGATTGGATTTTCTTGTATTTCCTAGAATTGCGGCAATGGCAGAAGCTGTCTGGAATCATAAGAACAATAAAAATTATGAGGATTTCAGTCTCAGGGTCAAAAACCACTTCCGCTTGTATAAAAATGATGGATTGTACTTCTATGATCCATTTCATCCCGATACTCACCCGGAACCGGTCATTAAGTAG
- a CDS encoding glycoside hydrolase family 88 protein, with product MKIKQALTMSALGLATFLNSCGPKSSNEQQDHEKVEAASINADFIKKNIDFSVQQYQHLGSLVPEDKLPRTYNKEEDKLIPSGTSWWTSGFYPGTLLYLFEMSGDSSMLALAEQKLEILEKEKDNKGTHDLGFMLYCSFGNAYRITGNEHYKDIMLQGAESLATRFHPETGLIKSWDHGTWSYPVIIDNMMNLEFLFWASEASGDNKYYNINLSHADSTILNHFREDNSSYHVIDYDATTGKVIQKKTHQGLADDSAWARGQSWGLYGFTVMYRDTKDPKYLEQAEKIAAFTLEHPNMPEDLVPYWDFNAAASDTTYRDASAAAINASALLELNQYTKDAKKAEWYKSAAEKILLSLSSEKYQAQLGKNGGFILEHSVGSLPHNSEVDVPLTYADYYYIEALKRYQDWFLN from the coding sequence ATGAAAATCAAGCAAGCATTAACCATGTCCGCATTGGGTTTAGCTACCTTTTTGAACTCATGTGGCCCCAAATCAAGTAATGAGCAACAAGACCATGAAAAAGTCGAAGCTGCTTCCATCAATGCCGATTTCATCAAAAAAAATATTGATTTTTCTGTGCAGCAGTACCAGCACTTGGGCAGCCTAGTTCCTGAGGATAAACTGCCAAGGACTTATAATAAAGAAGAAGACAAACTGATCCCCTCAGGGACTTCATGGTGGACATCTGGCTTCTACCCTGGCACCTTACTGTACCTATTTGAAATGTCGGGAGATTCTTCCATGCTTGCCTTGGCAGAACAAAAACTGGAAATACTTGAAAAGGAAAAAGACAATAAAGGCACTCATGACCTTGGCTTTATGTTATACTGCAGTTTTGGTAATGCTTACAGGATTACTGGAAACGAACATTATAAAGATATCATGCTTCAAGGTGCCGAATCACTGGCTACCCGTTTCCATCCCGAAACCGGCCTGATCAAATCTTGGGATCATGGTACATGGAGCTACCCGGTGATCATAGACAATATGATGAACCTGGAATTTCTCTTTTGGGCATCAGAAGCAAGCGGAGACAATAAATATTATAATATCAATTTGTCGCATGCAGACAGTACTATACTGAACCATTTCAGAGAAGATAATAGTTCCTATCACGTAATCGATTACGATGCCACAACAGGCAAAGTGATTCAGAAAAAAACGCACCAAGGCTTGGCAGACGATTCTGCCTGGGCTAGAGGACAGTCATGGGGGCTTTATGGTTTTACAGTGATGTATAGAGACACCAAAGATCCAAAATACTTGGAGCAGGCCGAAAAAATCGCTGCCTTTACCCTAGAACACCCCAATATGCCTGAGGACCTTGTTCCCTATTGGGATTTCAACGCTGCAGCTTCTGACACTACTTACCGAGACGCTTCAGCTGCAGCCATCAATGCTTCCGCGCTGCTTGAACTGAACCAATACACCAAAGACGCTAAAAAAGCAGAATGGTATAAATCAGCTGCTGAAAAGATATTGCTTAGCCTTTCTTCAGAAAAATACCAAGCCCAACTTGGCAAAAACGGAGGTTTTATCCTAGAACATAGCGTAGGTTCACTACCTCATAATTCCGAGGTCGATGTACCACTGACTTATGCCGATTATTATTATATAGAAGCATTAAAACGATACCAAGATTGGTTTTTAAATTAG
- a CDS encoding RNA polymerase sigma factor, with protein MRSLPEHTVNELVNLLRQGELQAFDELYYRFLPRVLGFAKTFICDQQEAEEAVQEVFIKVWEKRASLNSELNFKSYLFVAVKNQIYNKIRSAKKFVDIADMGADIASSEMHVYDKLTNEELEQTAFVLLDQLPQIQKKVFTLNKLDGLSHKEIAAMLNISVRTVEHHVYLANKQLKANMLQHASMINIFLIFLLNV; from the coding sequence ATGCGATCACTCCCAGAACATACCGTAAATGAATTAGTTAACTTGCTTAGACAAGGTGAATTGCAAGCCTTTGATGAGTTATATTACAGGTTCTTGCCTAGGGTGCTGGGATTTGCTAAAACTTTTATTTGTGATCAGCAGGAGGCGGAAGAAGCAGTGCAGGAAGTTTTTATAAAAGTATGGGAGAAAAGGGCTTCGTTAAATTCTGAATTGAATTTTAAGAGCTACTTATTCGTTGCGGTTAAAAATCAAATTTACAACAAGATCAGGAGTGCCAAGAAGTTTGTAGATATAGCAGATATGGGGGCTGATATAGCTTCTTCAGAAATGCATGTTTATGATAAGCTTACCAATGAAGAATTGGAGCAAACAGCCTTTGTTTTACTAGATCAATTGCCTCAAATTCAAAAGAAGGTTTTTACCTTAAATAAGTTGGATGGTTTGAGTCATAAGGAAATTGCAGCTATGTTGAATATTTCTGTCAGGACAGTGGAACATCATGTTTACTTAGCCAATAAACAATTAAAAGCCAATATGCTGCAGCATGCTTCAATGATTAATATCTTTTTGATCTTTTTGCTTAATGTTTAG